GGTCGTAGTCGGCGAGGAAGATCATGGAGATCGGCGTGACCGCGATCCACTCTTGGCCGAGCGACGCGGAGGCAAGCTCCGGGCGGATGTCTTTTTCGATGTGGAGGGAGAGGGTGTGCGACTCCGGATCGTAGCGATAGGTCCCCGTCGGGAGATCCTCGACCTCGCCGGCGACGAGAAGGACCGCGAGCGGAAAGAGCCCGCCCGCCGAGGGAGCCGTTCGATCGCCCGCCTCCCCGGTCACGCCCTGCGCCGCCCAAAGAAGCTGGGAAGCGACTCGGAGAGGAAGAGATCCTTTCTTGAACTCCCGAACCGAGCGCCGGCCTTCGAGCGCCGCCTCGAGCGAGCACTTTCCCGCGAAATCGGGCGGCGGAAGCTCGATCGCGCGCCCCCGGCCGCCGCCGCGTCTCTTCTCTTTCGCCATGATCCCCTCCTTCGCGCCGGGAAGACAACCGGCGATCCTCGGGCGCGGCCGCCCTTTCCGACCGAGCCTCGCCGCTCGGTGGGACTCAGATGTTGACGACCTTTCCGGCCTTC
This genomic interval from Candidatus Eisenbacteria bacterium contains the following:
- a CDS encoding SagB/ThcOx family dehydrogenase, which produces MAKEKRRGGGRGRAIELPPPDFAGKCSLEAALEGRRSVREFKKGSLPLRVASQLLWAAQGVTGEAGDRTAPSAGGLFPLAVLLVAGEVEDLPTGTYRYDPESHTLSLHIEKDIRPELASASLGQEWIAVTPISMIFLADYDRTAERYGERGIRYVDMEVGHAAQNVHLQAAALGLGSVPVGAFHDRAVQELLELPDNEEPLYIIPVGRPK